From Candidatus Margulisiibacteriota bacterium:
TCTGTTTCTTTTTGGTTTGGCACATTGCCTTCGGTTGGTTTTAGTGTGCTGAATTCTTTTGGTTCATAGCCAGCCCAGAACTTTTCAACGCTGTGCCTTCCCGCTAAGTTATTATATTTTTTGCCATCATCCCAGCATACGTCAACATTAATCATTCCACCTGGATATGGGAAATCTAATCTAGGCACATTCATTAAGGCTGTTGTCATAAATTGTTTCCACATAAGGGCAGGGATGTATCCGCCAACTACTTTGTTCATTGGTGTGTTGTCATCGTTCCCAACCCAAGCAGAACAAACTAATTGAGGCACGAAACCTATAAACCAAGCATCCTTATAATCAGAAGTGGTTCCTGTTTTTCCTGCTATTGGTCTAGGAAGTTTGGCATTTCTACCGGTTCCATAATTAACGACACCTTTCATCATTTCCACAAGCGCATAAACAAGGCTTTGGTCATAGACACGTTTCACTTCTGGTTTGGCGTTGTAAAGCTGGATTCCATTTCTGTCTTCAATTTTTTTAATCATTATCGGTTTAGCTAGTAAGCCACCAGTTGCAAAGGCACCATAGGCAGAGGTCATTTCCATCATGACTATTTCTTGTGAGCCAAGAGCAATAGAAATATAAGGCATCAGAGGTGCGGTTATTCCAAACTTTTTAGCAGTTTCAACCACAGCTTCAGGTGATACCATATCAACTAATTTTATTGCCACCAGATTGATGGATTTTTCAAGTGCTTTGCGCATTGGCATTTTACCGTCAAAGGTTAGGTCATAGTTTTGTGGAGCATATGGACCTTGGAACGTGTTAAAAACAACAGGAGAATCGTTAAGGATAGAACCAGGAGATAACTTTTTGGATAAAGCAGTCAGATAAACAAAAGGCTTAAATGAAGAGCCTGGCTGTCTTTTGGCTTGGATGGTTTTGTTGTAATGATAGTTAAGAAAATCGTGACCTCCAACCATAGTGACAACATAGCCTGTTCTTGGGTCAAGTGCTAAGATGGCTGCCTGGTTAAATTTTAGATTTTGTCTTACACTTTCAGATACAGCCCATTGCACTGCTGCTTCTGCTTCCTTTTGCATTTCCCAAATTATGGGGGTATAAACTTTTAGTCCACCGTTATAAGCTTCTTCTTCTCCGTACATACCTACAAGAGTGTTGATGATTTCTTGTGTAAAATATGGAGCTTTATATTTTAGTCTTTTTCTTGGAGCAATGATAATTTCTTGTTTTTTGCTATCAAGATATTGTTGTCTAGTTATTAGCCCAACATCGAGCATTCTTTTTAAAACTATGTCTTTTCTTTTCATGGTTGTTGGGAGATTCCTATAAGGAGAATAAAGCTCAGGTGCTTGTAACATACCAACGAGCATTGCACTTTCTGCCAGAGTTAGTTGCGAGGCGTTGTTGCCAAAATATTGCAGAGAAGCTGATTCTATTCCATATGAATTATGTCCCCAATATACTTGATTAAGGTACATATGGAGAATTTCTTCTTTTGTATAATGACGTTCTATTCTAATAGCTAAGATGACTTCTGCTATTTTACGTGAGAATTTTTTCTTTTTAGTTAGAAAAAGATTTCTTGCTAGCTGTTGGGTTATTGTACTGGCTCCTTGCACTTTCCCGCCTTTAATAAGGTTAACAGTCATGGCCCTTAAAATACCGATGGGGTCTACTCCATGATGTTTATAAAATCTAGCATCCTCCATTGCTACAACAGCCTTTTTCATTGTGTCTGATATTTGGGAATAAGGAATTGTTATTCTATTCTCTTCTTTGTGTAGGTCCGCAAGTATTACACCATCTGCAGAATAAATTTTGGTTGTTTGATTAGGAACGAAAGTGGCAATAACTCTAACATCTGGTAAGGTTTTAAGTAGAAAGAGTATATATAAAAAAAGCAGAAAACCTAGTGCCGCAATAACTATTGAGCCTTTTAATAAAATTGATTTTAGAAAACTAATTAGCTTTTCATTTCTTCTTTTGTTGAGGTGACCGCGGTATCCGCCTTTGCGTTTAGTGGTAGAGGTTTTAGGTTTTTTGCTTACTGATAATGGGACTCTTCGTTCAAAAACCACTTATTCTTTCCTCCATAAAACATGAGCTTATTGTCAGTTTTTCGTAGATGTTATATTATCACAAGAGAGTATATTAGTTAATTAGTTTTTAAAAAAGGATAAGGTATGGATGCAATAATTAAAGGATTTGTAGATGTAATAAACTTTGATGATTTAAAGGATTTGTTGAATTCAAAAAAGAGATTAAAAGTGAAATGGGGTGCTGATCCTAGTGCTCCTGATTTGCATCTTGGACATACTGTTGTTTTAAGAAAATTAAAAATTCTGCAAGATCTTGGGCACGAGATAATTTTTTTAATTGGTGATTTTACTGCTATGATTGGTGATCCTACTGGTAAGTCTAAGACTAGGAAAGAGCTATCAGAAGAGCAAGTTATAGAAAATGCAGAGACTTATCAGTCACAAGTTTTTAAAATTTTGGACAAGGATAAAACAACGGTGGTTTATAACTCCACTTGGCTAAGTAAGCTTACCGCTAAAGATATGGTGAAACTTACTGCAAAATATAATGTTGCTAGAATGTTGGAACGAGATGATTTCAACAAAAGGTTTTCTAATAATATTTCAATAAGTATCCATGAGTTTTTGTATCCTTTATTACAAGGATATGATTCTGTTGAACTAGAAGCAGACATTGAAATGGGTGGGACTGACCAGAAGTTTAATCTTCTTGTTGGTAGGCATCTTCAAAAAGAGTATGGTCAAAAACCTCAGGTGATTTTAACCATGCCTATTTTAGAAGGACTTGATGGTGTGCAAAAGATGAGTAAAAGTTTGGGTAATCATGTTGGGTTGACCGACACTCCAAATGAAATGTTCGGTAAACTAATGTCTATTCCGGATGAGCTTATTGTTAGGTATTTTGAGCTTCTGACTGATGTTTGCTCTACTAAAATAGACGAGATGAAAAAACAAATGAAAGATGGATCCGTTAATCCAAGAGACCTGAAAGTTAATTTAGGGAAAACAATTGTTGGCATGTATCATTCGAAAGAAGAGGCAGATAAAGCAGAAGAATATTTTATTACTGCTTTTAGACAAAAAGATATTCCAGAGGATATTCCAGAGTTGTGTGTTTCTAAAATAAAGGGTGATTTAACTTTAATAAATATTCTAAAGTTTGCTGAAATGGCATCAAGTAATAAAGAGATTAAAAGATTATTTGAGCAGGGAGCTGTTTCTTTGGATGGGGAAAAAATAACAGATCCCTTTTTTGAATTAGAAAAAGACAAAGAAGTTGTTATTAAATCTGGGAAAAGAAATTTTTTGAAGATACTGTGGTAAAAAAACTACTAATAATAGGTAGTTTGGTAGGTTTTCTTTCTGGTTTATTGGGTATTGGTGGTGGTTCCATTACTGTGCCAGCTATGGTTCTTTGGATGGGTTATTCGCAAAAAGAGGCTCAAGGAACATCAGTATTATTAATGTTATTTTTAGGATTAATAGGTTTTTTGTCATATTCCTTTTATTCAGTAAAATTAGATTTTGGCATCGTAGCGATTTTGACTGTCGGATGCTTGTTAGGTGCTTTTATTGGTAGCTTAATTGCTCAAAAGATGGACACTTCTTCGCTTAAAAAGATATTTGCCTTGTATATTTGTTTGGCAGGAGTAAGGATTTTTTTAATATGATATTTTTGTCTGCTGGAGTTTTAGGTGGTTTCATTTCAGGACTAATGGGTGTTGGAACTGCAGCAATTTATGTGCCATTAATGCTTTATTTAGGATATGGTCAATTATATGCGCAGAGCATAGCCTTAATAATGATAGTTCCTGCCTCAATAATTAGTGTGGTTATTTATTATAAATATGGAGCAATAAAACTACAGGGAATATTCTTGCTTTTAGTTCCAGCAATTATTGGTTCTTTTGTTGGTAGTTATTTGGCAAGCATTTTGCCTGTTATTATTTTAAGAAAGCTTTTTGGTGTGAGCATGGTTTATATTGCTTATAAAATCTGGAGAAGCTAAGCCCTCTTGCTCATTGCAATAAAGATTTAAACGATTTATTATTTAGCCATGTTAATTCAAGCAATAATTTTCATTGTTGGTCTCCTTATCCTTTCAAAATCTTCTGACAAACTAATAGACGCTTCTGTTTCTTTAGGGAAACATCTGCGTTTATCCAATGTATTTATTGGTCTTACGGTCATAGCTTTCGGAACTAGCCTTCCAGAATTTTTAGTTTCTTATATGGCTTTAAGTAAGGGTGCTGCCGGTCTTAGTGTTGGTAACATTGTTGGCTCAAATATTGCCAATGTTGCGTTGATACTTGGTGGTGTTGGTTTGTTTTTTTCTTTAAGTTTTAAAAACAAAGAGGAAGCAGAGGGCATTAAAAAGAAAAGTTTTCTCATGATTGTTTTTTATATAATCTTGGTTTTGTTTAGTTTGGATAGTAGTTTGAGTAGAACAGATGGCTTAGTTTTGCTTTTATTGTTTATTTTGTTTTTGTGGATTTCTTTTAAGGAAGGCACAATTGGACACGAAGAGGCATTGGAAAAGAAATACGGGTTAGTTGTTTCTGTTTTTTTGACAATATTAAGTTTAGCTGGACTAGTTTTAGGAGCAAAGCTTATGACGGATTCTGCTGTAACTATCGCGACCATTCTGGGAATAAATGATTATGTTATAGGTGCGACAATAGTTGCAGTTGGCACTTCCTTGCCTGAGCTTGCCGCTTCTTTTTCTGCAGTTAAACAAGGAGAAACAGCGATGAGCTTAGCAAATATTATTGGAAGTAATATTTTTAATATTTTGATGGTGCTTGGTTTTTCATCTGTGATATTTACAATTCCAATAGACCTTAGAATTGTAAGAATAGATTATCTGATAATGATGTTTACGGCACTTATTTTGATTGTGTTTGTTTTTAATAAAAAAGACAAAGCACCAAAATGGATTATATATGTTTCTTTGTTAACCTATGTTGGCTATATCCTGAGATTAATTGTTTTGGCTTTGGGGTAGACTTTATTTTTTTACTCTAGAGAAAGCTGAAAAGAATGTTATTCGTTTTCTAAATGCCAGATAAATTCATAGCAGATATCAGCTACAAAAAACTGTGCTAAATGTATGAAAGTTGTTTTGTAAGGATTTTCGTCTTTATTAAACTGTAAGCCAAATTTAAATGCTTGCCCTAAATAGTTTTTAAATTTATCTGTAAGGATTGCTTTTTGAAAATAATCCTTAACATCTTCAATAGGTGTTTTGAGTTTATATAGTTCTGTATAGATAATGGATTGAAGTCTATCTTTTTCTATATTTCTTTCATCTTTTGGTGCATTAATTATGTTCATGATTTGTTCTTGGATTACATCTTTTTTAATCATAGACTCATAGTCAAAAGGTAGTAAGTGAAAATTAACATATCTGTTATTGTCTAATGTTTTTTGTAAAAAATTTTGTACTTTTTGGTCATTCATAGTACAAGTAGTATAGCTTATTTATAAAGTCGGTTCAACATTATCTTGCAAGGTTTTCATTATTCCGCTTCTTTTAAATACTATTTCTACTCTTCGATTCATGGATCTGCCAGAGTAAGTCGCATTATTTGCTATTGGTCTGAATTCACCAAACCCTTCTGCGGATAGTCTGCTGGGCGAAATCCCTTTTGAGATAAAGTATTTTATTACATTGCAGGCTCGAAGCGTAGATAGTTCCCAATTAGAAGGAAATCTTATTGTGCCTATTGGTGAGTTGTCTGTATGTCCTTCAATTAAAAGTGGGTAAGGAAATGTTTGAAAAAGTTCCATTAAATAATTGAGGATAGTTCGGCTTTGAGGAGTAAGGTTATCGTCGCCTTCTTTGAATAACATACTATCAGAAATATTGATTACAACACCTCTTTCATCAATATAAGCTTTTACAATGTTTTGAAGTTGATTTTGAAATACAAAAATATTGATATTTCTTAGAATTTCTTCAAGTTTTTTGTTTAAAATATCGTTTAGATTTGTTACGTTTTCAGCAACAAGATCAAAATTGCCACTGATTATTTTCCCTGTTTCCGTTTTAACTTCAATTCCATGTGTTTTGCGAAGAGAATCAGCAAGAGAAAGATACTTTTCTACATCTATTTTTGACATTGAGTAAAGTAAAATAAAAAAAGTTAGAAGTAAGGTCATTAAGTCTGCAAAAGTTATAGACCAATCGCTTTTAATATCATCATCGTCAGTTGAAGGTAAGTCTAAACCAGAGTTTGCGTGTATATCTTCTTCATTTATCATTTTGGTTTCTGGTTTTTAAGTGATTGCTGTAAGGTTCTGGAAATATAAGAAGAGAGTTTGTCTTCTAAAAGCGTAATTGATTCTTTGGCTTGAATGCTTAAGATTGTTTCTTTAGTGATTTGCATTAATAAGAATTCTTGCTCGCTTCTTCGTTTTAATTTATTGGCTATAGGTAAGAAGATTAGATTTGCAAGTACAGCACCATAGAAAGTAGTAAGAATGGCAGTGGACATTCCTGGGCCAAGTTTACTTGGATCACTAAGGTTGGAAAGCATCTGGACTAGACCAATCAGGGTGCCGATTAAGCCAAAGGCAGGAGCGAAGACTCCTAAGGCTTGGAATATTTCTCTCCCTAGTTTGTGCCGTGATTGCATAATGGTAATTTCGGTGTTTAGTGCTCGGATTATTTCTTGTCTAGGAATTCCGTCAGCAACCATTTGTGCTCCCTTGAGTATGAAAAAGTCATTTAATTTTTTTGCATGTACAGGCAAGTGAAGAACACCTTCTCGTCTAGCAATAACTGCTAGGCTGATGAGCTCTAGCATGTGGTAAGTAGGTTCCTTGATGGTCGAATAAAAAGCTTTTCCTGCTATTTTTATTACTTTTATAACTTCATCAAGAGGATAACTTATTAATGTTGCTGCGATTGTGCCACCAGTTACGATTAATAAGCTTGGTAATGAGACGAAAATTCCAAGGCCACTTTGAATAAAAATAGCTAATAAGATAAGACTTACCCCAGAAACTATTCCTAAAATTGTAGTTAAATCCATAAGTCCCTCTGTATTATATTCTCATTAATAAGTTTAAGCTGTACATTCAGTCTTGGCAACGTTTTTTAGTTTTGGTGGTAGTTGCTTGGCTCTCCAGCCTCACCAATGTAATTAATCAGGTCCACATTGTTGACGTTGCTAAAGTATTTACTGAACATGGAATTTTAGTGCTTTCATCTGTTGTAAATTCTAATATTGCAACTTTGGTGAGCATTCAAATAATGCGTGCCTTTGTTGAAATGAGAAAGTTTATTTCCTCTAACATAAAAATTCATAATAAATTAAATGAGCTTGAATCAAAATATAATCAACATGATAAAGAAATAGCAGTTATTTTTGAAGCAATTAAGCAACTTGTGGATATAGTTATTGAAGAACCAAAGCAGAAGATTGAATTTATTAGTTAAGGCAAATTTTAGGAAACGAATTTGTGAGGAGACGAAGGGATCATAAGAGCTACTGAAGCCCTTATAAAGATGATTGAACTATCTAGTTTTACTTTCTCTACAACTAGTTAACTGAGTGCTATAATTAGCTCAAGATGAAAGAACAAAGAGTGATGAAATTCGAAGATAAAATCAAAGAAATAGAGAAGACTGTTCGAGAGTTAGATTCAGAAATATCTCTTGATGAGGCTGTTGTGAAATACGAAACAGGCATGAAACACATCGAGGAATGTGAGAAAGAATTAAAAAGCGCAGAAACACGTATACAAAAACTTGTTCATAAAAAAGATGGTAGCGTTACAATAGAATCAATAGAAGAAAATGAATATCCCACCTTATTTTAATCAGTATAAAAAAATGATAGAAGAGTATTTGATGGATGCTCTAACTAATAAAGATAGCGACATTGACCTTATTATTGAGTCAGCAAGATATAGCGTTATGGCTGGCGGAAAAAGGATGAGGGGAGCTATTGTTCTTGCAATTGGCTCACT
This genomic window contains:
- the tyrS gene encoding tyrosine--tRNA ligase, yielding MDAIIKGFVDVINFDDLKDLLNSKKRLKVKWGADPSAPDLHLGHTVVLRKLKILQDLGHEIIFLIGDFTAMIGDPTGKSKTRKELSEEQVIENAETYQSQVFKILDKDKTTVVYNSTWLSKLTAKDMVKLTAKYNVARMLERDDFNKRFSNNISISIHEFLYPLLQGYDSVELEADIEMGGTDQKFNLLVGRHLQKEYGQKPQVILTMPILEGLDGVQKMSKSLGNHVGLTDTPNEMFGKLMSIPDELIVRYFELLTDVCSTKIDEMKKQMKDGSVNPRDLKVNLGKTIVGMYHSKEEADKAEEYFITAFRQKDIPEDIPELCVSKIKGDLTLINILKFAEMASSNKEIKRLFEQGAVSLDGEKITDPFFELEKDKEVVIKSGKRNFLKILW
- the xseB gene encoding exodeoxyribonuclease VII small subunit; translated protein: MKEQRVMKFEDKIKEIEKTVRELDSEISLDEAVVKYETGMKHIEECEKELKSAETRIQKLVHKKDGSVTIESIEENEYPTLF
- a CDS encoding OmpA family protein is translated as MINEEDIHANSGLDLPSTDDDDIKSDWSITFADLMTLLLTFFILLYSMSKIDVEKYLSLADSLRKTHGIEVKTETGKIISGNFDLVAENVTNLNDILNKKLEEILRNINIFVFQNQLQNIVKAYIDERGVVINISDSMLFKEGDDNLTPQSRTILNYLMELFQTFPYPLLIEGHTDNSPIGTIRFPSNWELSTLRACNVIKYFISKGISPSRLSAEGFGEFRPIANNATYSGRSMNRRVEIVFKRSGIMKTLQDNVEPTL
- a CDS encoding PBP1A family penicillin-binding protein, which codes for MVFERRVPLSVSKKPKTSTTKRKGGYRGHLNKRRNEKLISFLKSILLKGSIVIAALGFLLFLYILFLLKTLPDVRVIATFVPNQTTKIYSADGVILADLHKEENRITIPYSQISDTMKKAVVAMEDARFYKHHGVDPIGILRAMTVNLIKGGKVQGASTITQQLARNLFLTKKKKFSRKIAEVILAIRIERHYTKEEILHMYLNQVYWGHNSYGIESASLQYFGNNASQLTLAESAMLVGMLQAPELYSPYRNLPTTMKRKDIVLKRMLDVGLITRQQYLDSKKQEIIIAPRKRLKYKAPYFTQEIINTLVGMYGEEEAYNGGLKVYTPIIWEMQKEAEAAVQWAVSESVRQNLKFNQAAILALDPRTGYVVTMVGGHDFLNYHYNKTIQAKRQPGSSFKPFVYLTALSKKLSPGSILNDSPVVFNTFQGPYAPQNYDLTFDGKMPMRKALEKSINLVAIKLVDMVSPEAVVETAKKFGITAPLMPYISIALGSQEIVMMEMTSAYGAFATGGLLAKPIMIKKIEDRNGIQLYNAKPEVKRVYDQSLVYALVEMMKGVVNYGTGRNAKLPRPIAGKTGTTSDYKDAWFIGFVPQLVCSAWVGNDDNTPMNKVVGGYIPALMWKQFMTTALMNVPRLDFPYPGGMINVDVCWDDGKKYNNLAGRHSVEKFWAGYEPKEFSTLKPTEGNVPNQKETEAPAENLDNWLQEFIN
- a CDS encoding sulfite exporter TauE/SafE family protein, whose protein sequence is MVKKLLIIGSLVGFLSGLLGIGGGSITVPAMVLWMGYSQKEAQGTSVLLMLFLGLIGFLSYSFYSVKLDFGIVAILTVGCLLGAFIGSLIAQKMDTSSLKKIFALYICLAGVRIFLI
- a CDS encoding MotA/TolQ/ExbB proton channel family protein produces the protein MDLTTILGIVSGVSLILLAIFIQSGLGIFVSLPSLLIVTGGTIAATLISYPLDEVIKVIKIAGKAFYSTIKEPTYHMLELISLAVIARREGVLHLPVHAKKLNDFFILKGAQMVADGIPRQEIIRALNTEITIMQSRHKLGREIFQALGVFAPAFGLIGTLIGLVQMLSNLSDPSKLGPGMSTAILTTFYGAVLANLIFLPIANKLKRRSEQEFLLMQITKETILSIQAKESITLLEDKLSSYISRTLQQSLKNQKPK
- a CDS encoding calcium/sodium antiporter, whose protein sequence is MLIQAIIFIVGLLILSKSSDKLIDASVSLGKHLRLSNVFIGLTVIAFGTSLPEFLVSYMALSKGAAGLSVGNIVGSNIANVALILGGVGLFFSLSFKNKEEAEGIKKKSFLMIVFYIILVLFSLDSSLSRTDGLVLLLLFILFLWISFKEGTIGHEEALEKKYGLVVSVFLTILSLAGLVLGAKLMTDSAVTIATILGINDYVIGATIVAVGTSLPELAASFSAVKQGETAMSLANIIGSNIFNILMVLGFSSVIFTIPIDLRIVRIDYLIMMFTALILIVFVFNKKDKAPKWIIYVSLLTYVGYILRLIVLALG
- a CDS encoding sulfite exporter TauE/SafE family protein is translated as MIFLSAGVLGGFISGLMGVGTAAIYVPLMLYLGYGQLYAQSIALIMIVPASIISVVIYYKYGAIKLQGIFLLLVPAIIGSFVGSYLASILPVIILRKLFGVSMVYIAYKIWRS